From a region of the Impatiens glandulifera chromosome 4, dImpGla2.1, whole genome shotgun sequence genome:
- the LOC124936961 gene encoding gibberellin-regulated protein 14 has protein sequence MSNFISLFLLLSSSSFFTLISASAIATPPPFTVSPPLLPPPTVKPPLVPPPTVKPPLVPPPTVKPPLVPPPSTVKPPTPPPLTNPPPPTPPSPITKPPVAPLPPTTPAPWKPPPVAAKDCVPLCGGRCSLHSRLNICMRTCVTCCYRCKCVPPGTYGNREKCGKCYTDMTTKGGRSKCP, from the exons ATGTCTAATTTCATCTCTCTCTTCCTTCTCTTATCCTCCTCCTCTTTCTTTACACTTATTTCCGCCTCCGCCATAGCTACGCCGCCACCATTTACTGTTTCACCACCACTTCTTCCGCCGCCAACCGTCAAACCACCACTTGTTCCACCGCCAACCGTCAAGCCACCACTTGTTCCACCGCCAACCGTCAAGCCACCACTTGTTCCACCGCCAAGTACAGTCAAACCACCCACTCCTCCACCGCTTACAAATCCACCGCCTCCAACTCCCCCTTCACCCATTACAAAACCTCCCGTTGCCCCTTTACCACCGACCACCCCTGCACCCTGGAAACCACCTCCGGTTGCCGCCAAag ATTGCGTCCCCCTTTGTGGAGGAAGATGTAGTTTGCATTCAAGATTGAATATTTGCATGAGAACATGCGTCACGTGCTGTTACCGTTGCAAATGTGTGCCGCCGGGAACCTACGGGAATAGGGAGAAGTGCGGTAAATGTTACACCGACATGACAACCAAAGGCGGTCGCTCTAAATGTCCTTAG
- the LOC124934713 gene encoding ubiquitin-like-specific protease 1: MEVEKEKEMEVEKEKEKEKEVEKEVEKEKEVEVEVEVEENKEVEVEAEKNDKEEDLPHVPKEKKEEVEKEIVKGKKSKQLGEYTDPGGKGFKLNDSVKVNPLLRIDEEKMKELKKWLKSDAKDFKELTSCSANRSLFNRLLRPQQWLHNTEIDEICHLLKRRVEEFSKTYPRNFSIADSKFSQKMNNRYDMFTQNPAGYEFDDLMEYVVGEGSNPWNIVDMIYVPLNLNQKHWILCKIHLQDWCIYVYDCEQNMFPKDEYDNFLNPMCVMVPYLLEQGFTTGDKQKFPQIKLDAMPYSIIPHLIVPKTTKSGDCGVFTIMHLEYLTASLDISNVVTENMNFWRNKWAVRLFHQIVEP, encoded by the exons atggaggtggagaaggagaaggagatggAGGTGGAGAAGGaaaaggagaaggagaaggaggtaGAGAAGGAggtggagaaggagaaggaggtggaggtggaggtggaggtagAGGAGAACAAAGAGGTGGAGGTGGAAGCTGAGAAGAATGACAAG GAAGAAGATTTGCCCCATGTTCCAaaggagaagaaagaggagGTGGAAAAAGAGATTGTGAAGGGG AAGAAGTCGAAACAATTGGGGGAATACACCGACCCTGGTGGGAAAGGGTTTAAACTAAATGATTCGGTTAAGGTTAATCCTTTGTTACGAATTGACGAGGAAAAGATGAAGGAGTTGAAGAAATGGTTAAAGAGTGATGCAAAGGATTTCAAGGAGTTGACGAGTTGCTCTGCAAATCGTTCTTTATTCAACAGACTGCTCAGGCCTCAACAATGGTTACACAATACG GAGATAGATGAAATATGTCATCTACTGAAACGAAGGGTTGAGGAGTTCTCTAAGACATATCCAAGAAATTTCTCAATTGCTGACTCCAAATTCTCTCAGAAGATGAATAATCGCTATGATATGTTTACCCAGAATCCTGCAGGCTACGAATTTGACGATCTCATGGAATACGTAGTTGGTGAAGGAAGTAATCCTTGGAATATTGTTGATATGATATATGTACCCTTGAACCTAAATCAGAAACACTGGATCCTGTGCAAGATTCATCTACAAGATTGGTGCATATATGTATATGACTGCGAACAGAATATGTTCCCAAAGGATGAATATGACAACTTCTTGAATCCAATGTGTGTAATGGTGCCGTACTTGCTTGAACAGGGGTTTACCACGGGCGATAAACAAAAGTTTCCACAGATCAAATTGGATGCGATGCCATATTCCATAATACCACACCTAATAGTCCCAAAGACAACCAAAAGTGGGGACTGTGGGGTTTTTACTATTATGCATTTGGAATACCTTACTGCCTCATTGGATATATCAAATGTGGTCactgaaaatatgaatttttggaGAAACAAATGGGCAGTaaggttattccatcaaattgtAGAACCTTAA
- the LOC124934712 gene encoding uncharacterized protein LOC124934712: MQTNYGFKLKYNKAWRSREQALMAVRGTVEESYGKLSSYLFMLAKNNPGCSIRGFRYCRPVLSVDASFLKHKIGGQLLIAIALDANEQLFPLAFGVVDSENNNSWTYFMQQLRVAIGIVPDLVFVSDRHPSIANALSAYLREQAEKARFYTVNPLNRFEFHVNDGQHDFQVDLQTRTCTYRVFDLSGLPCKHALAAARSRKTIPYEYYSRFFTTEAWCMAYVDTCYPVCDEGSWDIPENIKERVCLKPPIKVKKGRPTTKRRPSQGEPRKE; encoded by the exons ATGCAAACAAATTATGGGTTTAAGCTGaaatataataaggcttggaggtctaGGGAACAAGCATTAATGGCAGTGCGAGGAACAGTGGAGGAATCATATGGAAAATTGTCATCATACCTGTTCATGTTGGCGAAGAATAACCcag gTTGCTCAATCAGAGGTTTCAGGTATTGTCGTCCAGTATTGTccgtcgatgccagttttcttaaacACAAGATTGGAGGTCAATTATTGATTGcgattgcattggatgcgaatgaacaactatttCCCCTTGCTTTTGGCGTTGTTGATtcggagaataataactcttggacatatttcatgcaacaatTAAGAGTGGCAATTGGAATAGTCCCGGATCTTGTCTTcgtatctgatagacacccaagtattgccAATGCTTTGTccgct TACTTACGTGAACAAGccgagaaggccagattctacACCGTTAATCCGCTTAACAGATTCGAGTTTCATGTGAATGACGGTCAACATGATTTTCAAGTTGATCTCCAAACTCGAACTTGTACTTATAGGGTATTTGAtctatctggtcttccttgtaaaCATGCCCTTGCTGCTGCCCGTTCTCGGAAAACTATTCCATATGAGTACTACTCAAG GTTTTTCACAACTGAAGCGTGGTGCATGGCATATGTAGATACATGTTATCCAGTTTGCGATGAAGGTtcttgggatattccagaaaaTATCAAGGAACGAGTTTGTCTAAAACCCCCCATCAAGGTTAAGAAGGGTAGGCCAACAACAAAGCGTAGGCCATCACAAGGTGAGCCTCGTAAGGAATAG